A stretch of Brassica napus cultivar Da-Ae chromosome C6, Da-Ae, whole genome shotgun sequence DNA encodes these proteins:
- the LOC125588273 gene encoding nucleoplasmin-like protein ANO39 gives MLEEKEVSDKIIYGGQKNRDNLFEKWQRREEEDELVVLVGVDVIKAWRSSRIKSLAAQADEVEDVTSRHDEVEDVTPEDGGVVEEDKGNDNEAVQAEKTMSEGDKEDPEVEDDEEACLTGQEQKEDEEEAHNMVEDGVLNEKENKEEALNMEEDGVSNAQDDEIPYTEGVQLPGDEVKEKK, from the exons ATGTTAGAGGAGAAGGAAGTTTCGGATAAAATCATCTATGGAGGTCAAAAGAACAGAGATAACCTT TTTGAGAAATGGCAAAGAcgagaggaagaggacgagtTGGTGGTTCTCGTCGGAGTAGACGTAATAAAGGCCTGGAG AAGTAGTAGAATCAAGAGTTTGGCTGCTCAAGCTGATGAGGTAGAAGATGTAACATCGCGACATGATGAGGTAGAAGATGTAACACCGGAAGATGGTGGTGTTGTGGAAGAAGATAAGGGTAATGACAATGAGGCTGTTCAGGCTGAGAAGACAATGTCTGAAGGTGATAAAGAAGATCCTGAGGTagaggatgatgaagaagcttgTTTGACTGGACAAGAACAgaaagaggatgaagaagaagctcaCAATATGGTAGAAGATGGAGTTCTCAATGAGAAAGAGAACAAAGAAGAAGCTCTCAATATGGAAGAAGATGGAGTTAGCAATGCTCAAGATGATGAGATTCCTTATACTGAAGGAGTTCAGCTACCAGGGGATgaagtgaaagaaaaaaaataa
- the LOC106363135 gene encoding protein psi1 isoform X1, protein MATTQGVAQPSTKKRSFLLRDIFKICRSISSVLPREKPNHKHERKLHTESKRHEDHKSNVTNQPNAFNFQIFSQEAKVTKVEGVSLCKVRSYNRLNSVGHKKPLSLSRSYSHNTAAVRQGSSCIGMSKSSSNRTDSAGFMRTLRRSTTTSPRSFANPILYSTSSEKVAKPQPTEKKLSCTLEELCNGCTKKIKIKRDVTTTSGQLSEEEETVEIKVKPGWKGGTKVTFEGKGNEAMGSCVPADLTFMIVEKEHEVFKRKGDDLEMAVEVSLLEALTGFELCVALPDGDNMSLKIEDVIHPGYVTVIHGKGMPKPKDKGKTRGDLRVRFRAKFPEQLTDSQRAEIQSILQNDS, encoded by the exons ATGGCGACAACACAAGGGGTCGCTCAGCCTTCGACCAAGAAACGAAGCTTCCTCCTCCGTGATATCTTCAAAATTTGCCGATCAATCTCAAGCGTTTTGCCGCGTGAGAAGCCTAATCATAAACACGAACGAAAGCTACACACCGAATCCAAACGCCACGAAGATCACAAATCCAACGTCACTAACCAGCCAAACGCCTTCAATTTCCAG aTATTTTCTCAGGAAGCCAAGGTTACTAAGGTGGAAGGTGTGAGTCTTTGCAAGGTTCGTAGCTACAATAGACTCAACAGCGTGGGACACAAGAAGCCATTATCTTTATCAAGAAGTTATAGCCACAACACAGCCGCGGTCAGGCAGGGTTCATCATGTATAGGGATGAGCAAAAGCAGCAGCAACAGGACGGATTCAGCTGGTTTTATGCGTACACTTAGGAGATCCACGACCACATCGCCTAGGAGCTTTGCAAACCCAATATTGTACTCGACCTCATCCGAAAAAGTGGCTAAACCTCAACCAACAGAGAAGAAACTAAGCTGCACGCTCGAGGAGCTATGCAACGGATGCACTAAGAAGATCAAGATCAAGAGAGATGTGACTACAACCTCAgg GCAACTGAGCGAGGAGGAAGAGACGGTGGAAATAAAAGTGAAACCAGGATGGAAAGGAGGAACCAAAGTGACATTCGAAGGAAAAGGAAACGAAGCAATGGGGAGTTGTGTACCGGCTGATTTGACATTCATGATAGTTGAGAAAGAGCACGAGGTGTTTAAAAGAAAAGGTGACGACCTAGAAATGGCGGTGGAAGTCTCTCTTCTCGAAGCTTTGACGGGGTTTGAGCTCTGTGTCGCTTTACCTGATGGCGACAACATGAGtttgaagattgaagatgttatTCACCCCGGATATGTTACAGTCATTCATGGCAAAGGGATGCCAAAACCAAAAGATAAAGGGAAGACGAGAGGAGATTTGAGAGTTCGGTTTCGGGCTAAGTTCCCGGAACAGCTTACAGATTCTCAAAGAGCAGAGATTCAGAGCATTCTTCAGAATGATTCTTGA
- the LOC106363135 gene encoding protein psi1 isoform X2 → MATTQGVAQPSTKKRSFLLRDIFKICRSISSVLPREKPNHKHERKLHTESKRHEDHKSNVTNQPNAFNFQEAKVTKVEGVSLCKVRSYNRLNSVGHKKPLSLSRSYSHNTAAVRQGSSCIGMSKSSSNRTDSAGFMRTLRRSTTTSPRSFANPILYSTSSEKVAKPQPTEKKLSCTLEELCNGCTKKIKIKRDVTTTSGQLSEEEETVEIKVKPGWKGGTKVTFEGKGNEAMGSCVPADLTFMIVEKEHEVFKRKGDDLEMAVEVSLLEALTGFELCVALPDGDNMSLKIEDVIHPGYVTVIHGKGMPKPKDKGKTRGDLRVRFRAKFPEQLTDSQRAEIQSILQNDS, encoded by the exons ATGGCGACAACACAAGGGGTCGCTCAGCCTTCGACCAAGAAACGAAGCTTCCTCCTCCGTGATATCTTCAAAATTTGCCGATCAATCTCAAGCGTTTTGCCGCGTGAGAAGCCTAATCATAAACACGAACGAAAGCTACACACCGAATCCAAACGCCACGAAGATCACAAATCCAACGTCACTAACCAGCCAAACGCCTTCAATTTCCAG GAAGCCAAGGTTACTAAGGTGGAAGGTGTGAGTCTTTGCAAGGTTCGTAGCTACAATAGACTCAACAGCGTGGGACACAAGAAGCCATTATCTTTATCAAGAAGTTATAGCCACAACACAGCCGCGGTCAGGCAGGGTTCATCATGTATAGGGATGAGCAAAAGCAGCAGCAACAGGACGGATTCAGCTGGTTTTATGCGTACACTTAGGAGATCCACGACCACATCGCCTAGGAGCTTTGCAAACCCAATATTGTACTCGACCTCATCCGAAAAAGTGGCTAAACCTCAACCAACAGAGAAGAAACTAAGCTGCACGCTCGAGGAGCTATGCAACGGATGCACTAAGAAGATCAAGATCAAGAGAGATGTGACTACAACCTCAgg GCAACTGAGCGAGGAGGAAGAGACGGTGGAAATAAAAGTGAAACCAGGATGGAAAGGAGGAACCAAAGTGACATTCGAAGGAAAAGGAAACGAAGCAATGGGGAGTTGTGTACCGGCTGATTTGACATTCATGATAGTTGAGAAAGAGCACGAGGTGTTTAAAAGAAAAGGTGACGACCTAGAAATGGCGGTGGAAGTCTCTCTTCTCGAAGCTTTGACGGGGTTTGAGCTCTGTGTCGCTTTACCTGATGGCGACAACATGAGtttgaagattgaagatgttatTCACCCCGGATATGTTACAGTCATTCATGGCAAAGGGATGCCAAAACCAAAAGATAAAGGGAAGACGAGAGGAGATTTGAGAGTTCGGTTTCGGGCTAAGTTCCCGGAACAGCTTACAGATTCTCAAAGAGCAGAGATTCAGAGCATTCTTCAGAATGATTCTTGA